Proteins encoded together in one Pelosinus sp. IPA-1 window:
- a CDS encoding O-acetylhomoserine aminocarboxypropyltransferase/cysteine synthase, with product MSEKERKHGFDTVALHAGQIPDRETGARAVPIYQSTSFVLGDTERAARIFALEEFGNAYTRMMNPTQTAFEERVAALEGGVGALAVASGQAAITYSILNIAQSGDEIVSSSAIYGGTYNLFHHTLPKLGIEVHFVNPDDPENFRKAITSKTKALYAEVIGNPRIDILDIENVAKVAHENDIPLIVDSTFATPYLNRPIEWGADIVVHSATKFIGGHGTSIGGIIVDSGNFNWDNGKFPGLVEADPSYHGLSFTEKFGNAAYIFRARVTLLRDIGAVITPFNSFLFLQGLETLSVRLDRHVRNTQKVAEFLEQHKFVSWVNYPGLKSSKYYELGQKYFPKGAGAILTFGIHGGLKAGTKFINNLGLFSHLANVGDAKSLVIHPASTTHQQLSPAQQLSCGITEDLVRLSIGLEDIDDLLYYLEEALEASQK from the coding sequence ATGAGTGAAAAAGAAAGAAAACATGGATTTGACACAGTGGCTTTGCATGCAGGACAAATACCAGATAGGGAAACTGGGGCTAGAGCAGTACCTATTTATCAGAGTACATCCTTTGTATTAGGGGATACAGAACGAGCTGCCAGAATCTTTGCTCTTGAAGAATTTGGCAATGCATATACCAGAATGATGAATCCTACACAGACAGCTTTTGAAGAACGGGTCGCTGCATTAGAAGGTGGCGTAGGTGCTTTGGCAGTTGCATCGGGCCAGGCGGCCATTACTTATTCAATACTGAATATTGCCCAGTCTGGAGATGAAATTGTCTCATCATCAGCAATTTATGGTGGCACTTATAATTTATTCCATCACACTTTACCTAAACTTGGCATAGAGGTTCATTTTGTAAACCCAGACGATCCTGAGAATTTTCGTAAGGCGATTACTTCTAAAACAAAAGCTCTTTATGCAGAAGTTATTGGCAATCCAAGGATTGATATTTTAGATATAGAGAATGTAGCTAAAGTGGCCCATGAAAATGACATTCCTTTAATTGTTGATAGTACTTTCGCGACACCCTATTTAAATAGGCCCATTGAGTGGGGGGCGGATATTGTTGTCCACTCTGCTACCAAATTTATTGGTGGTCACGGAACTTCTATTGGCGGCATCATTGTTGATTCAGGTAATTTTAATTGGGATAATGGTAAATTTCCTGGATTGGTGGAAGCTGATCCTAGTTACCATGGCTTATCTTTTACCGAAAAATTTGGAAATGCTGCTTATATTTTTAGAGCACGTGTCACATTATTACGTGATATAGGAGCGGTTATCACACCATTTAATTCATTCTTATTTTTGCAGGGATTAGAAACACTTTCGGTGCGGTTAGATCGACATGTTAGAAATACACAAAAAGTCGCAGAATTTTTAGAGCAACATAAATTTGTCAGCTGGGTAAATTATCCTGGACTCAAGAGTAGTAAGTATTATGAATTAGGGCAGAAATATTTCCCCAAAGGGGCGGGAGCAATTCTTACCTTTGGCATTCATGGTGGGCTAAAAGCTGGGACGAAATTTATCAATAATTTAGGCTTGTTTTCTCATTTGGCAAATGTTGGCGATGCCAAGTCCCTTGTGATCCATCCAGCAAGTACGACTCATCAACAATTATCACCTGCGCAGCAATTGTCTTGTGGTATTACTGAAGACCTTGTACGTTTATCAATTGGGTTAGAAGATATTGATGATTTACTTTATTATCTTGAAGAAGCATTGGAAGCAAGCCAAAAGTAA
- a CDS encoding transporter substrate-binding domain-containing protein, whose amino-acid sequence MKTLIKKRGLLQLFLAFLLLTGVAIIAGCGSNSNDKQTVTSNENVKTYYVATRGTFKPFTYMDDKGELTGYDIEILKEVQKRNKDIKFEFKTMSIESAFVSLTSNQVDIIANQMGRNDERAAKYTFTQEVNNYTSTKITVKGDRNDINTLDDLKGKTMILTPTSEVARVIKKFNETAEPKINLIYTDKGSAESFNLVATNRADAGADYEVAVREAKKTLGLDLKSVGSVISSVPTYFILRKDADSQKLADRIDATVKEMKADGTLKKISDQFLGADYTVVPK is encoded by the coding sequence ATGAAAACATTAATAAAAAAAAGAGGTCTACTTCAGTTGTTTTTAGCGTTTCTATTACTTACAGGGGTAGCAATTATTGCAGGTTGTGGCTCAAATAGTAACGATAAGCAAACAGTAACATCAAATGAGAACGTTAAGACTTATTATGTAGCAACTAGAGGAACTTTTAAACCATTTACTTATATGGATGATAAAGGTGAATTAACTGGCTATGATATTGAAATTTTAAAAGAAGTCCAAAAAAGAAATAAAGATATAAAGTTTGAATTTAAAACCATGAGTATTGAAAGTGCTTTTGTCAGTCTGACATCAAACCAAGTTGATATTATTGCCAACCAAATGGGACGTAATGATGAACGTGCTGCTAAATATACCTTTACACAAGAAGTGAACAATTATACTAGCACGAAAATTACAGTCAAAGGTGATCGAAATGATATTAATACTCTTGATGATTTGAAAGGTAAAACAATGATTCTAACGCCTACGAGTGAAGTTGCTAGAGTAATTAAGAAGTTTAATGAAACGGCTGAGCCTAAAATTAATTTAATCTATACTGATAAAGGTTCCGCTGAATCTTTTAACTTAGTTGCTACCAACCGTGCGGATGCGGGTGCCGACTATGAAGTAGCAGTACGAGAAGCAAAGAAAACCTTAGGTCTTGATCTTAAAAGTGTTGGCAGTGTTATTTCCAGTGTCCCTACTTATTTCATTTTAAGAAAAGATGCTGATTCACAAAAATTAGCAGATAGAATTGATGCTACGGTGAAAGAAATGAAAGCTGATGGCACACTGAAGAAAATATCGGATCAA
- a CDS encoding nitrogenase component 1, whose translation MPEIEVAKNTNSIQQIRYVCSIAAMHSASAIPRVIPIVHCGPGCADKQFMNVAFYNGFQGGGYGGGAVVPSTNSRELDVVFGGEGRLRELIKASIKILDTDLFVVLTGCISDLVGDDVGTVVKEFQEQGVPIVYAETGGFKGNNFTGHELVTRAIIDQYVGEYDGPRQQGTVNLWSLLPYHNTFWRGDLTEIKRILEGIGLTVNILFGYESKGVSEWEKIPKAQFNLVLSPWLGLQTAEHLESKYGQPYLHVPVIPIGAQETSSFLRKVAAFAGLDHAPVEDFIRQEEETYYHYLESFSDFYAEYWWGLPAKFAVVGDSAYNLALTKFLVNQLGIIPGKQIITENPPEEYRENIREEYRKIAEDVATDVEFEEDSYIIHQKIRQTNFGHKAPIIFGTTWERDLAKELKGAIVEVGFPASYELVLSRSYVGYRGALTLLEKIYTTTVSASA comes from the coding sequence ATGCCTGAAATTGAAGTTGCAAAAAATACCAATTCTATTCAGCAAATACGTTATGTTTGCTCCATTGCGGCTATGCATAGCGCCTCGGCTATCCCCCGTGTTATTCCTATTGTCCATTGCGGTCCTGGTTGTGCAGACAAACAGTTTATGAATGTTGCTTTTTATAATGGCTTTCAGGGAGGAGGATATGGTGGTGGTGCAGTGGTGCCGAGTACGAACTCTAGAGAATTAGATGTGGTATTCGGAGGTGAAGGGCGATTGCGAGAATTAATCAAGGCTTCTATTAAGATTCTAGATACAGATTTATTTGTTGTTTTGACAGGCTGCATTTCAGATTTGGTAGGGGATGATGTAGGAACTGTGGTTAAAGAATTTCAAGAGCAAGGTGTCCCTATTGTTTATGCTGAAACAGGTGGTTTTAAAGGTAATAATTTTACCGGTCACGAACTGGTGACGCGCGCTATTATTGATCAATATGTAGGAGAGTATGATGGGCCACGGCAGCAGGGGACTGTCAACCTTTGGTCCCTATTACCATACCATAATACCTTTTGGCGTGGTGATCTCACGGAAATCAAGCGTATATTAGAAGGGATTGGTCTTACGGTAAACATATTGTTTGGCTATGAATCGAAAGGCGTATCTGAATGGGAAAAAATCCCTAAGGCTCAATTTAATTTAGTTCTTTCTCCTTGGTTAGGTCTTCAAACAGCTGAGCATTTAGAAAGTAAATATGGGCAACCGTACCTGCATGTACCTGTAATTCCTATTGGAGCGCAAGAAACCAGTAGCTTTTTGCGTAAAGTAGCAGCTTTTGCAGGGCTGGATCATGCTCCAGTTGAAGATTTTATTCGGCAAGAGGAGGAGACTTATTATCATTATCTAGAAAGCTTCTCCGATTTCTATGCGGAATATTGGTGGGGATTGCCGGCAAAATTTGCCGTTGTTGGTGATAGTGCCTACAATCTTGCGTTAACTAAATTTTTAGTGAATCAGTTGGGTATTATTCCAGGAAAACAAATTATCACGGAGAATCCACCAGAAGAATATCGGGAAAACATTCGAGAAGAGTATCGAAAGATCGCTGAGGATGTAGCCACAGATGTTGAATTTGAAGAAGATAGTTACATTATCCATCAAAAAATTAGGCAAACAAACTTCGGTCACAAGGCTCCTATCATATTTGGCACTACTTGGGAGCGAGATCTTGCCAAAGAGTTAAAGGGAGCAATTGTGGAAGTCGGATTTCCAGCATCCTATGAATTGGTTCTTTCTAGGTCCTATGTGGGATATCGGGGTGCCCTTACTTTACTCGAAAAAATATATACAACTACAGTAAGTGCTAGTGCTTAG
- a CDS encoding nitrogenase component 1, translated as MKINFNTPVVESREQRLGTIISWDGKASDLSKESAYARGSCETTCGEKSRKLCEIEGPFTQGSVCSEQMVECQAGHIRNAVLIQHSPIGCGAGQVIYNSIYRNGLAGRNLPVENQHVICTNLQEEDMVYGGVAKLEQSIRDAWERYHPKAIFIATSCATGIIGDDVDGTASQMETELKIPVIPLHCEGFKSKHWSTGFDATQHGIIRQVVRKNPKKQEDLVNVINLWGSDIFTPMLAELGLRVNYVVDLATVEDLEQLSEAAATVGFCYTLSSYMAAGLEQEFGVPEIKAPLPYGFAGTDAWFRELARVTHREEKAEAYIAKEHARIAPRLAELRTLLKGKKGYVATGSAYAHGLIAVLRELGVEVNGSLVFHHDPIYDSQDPRQDSLAHVVDNYGDVSHFTVSNRQQHQFYSLLKRVNPDFILIRHNGLAPLASRMGIPAAPLGDEHHSLGYQGIINLGESILDILAHKKFHQDLASHTKLPYKQWWLDQEDPFILAKEGSPLYTEGKKHA; from the coding sequence ATGAAGATTAATTTTAATACTCCAGTGGTTGAAAGTCGTGAACAACGTCTTGGCACCATTATTTCCTGGGATGGAAAGGCGTCGGATCTTTCTAAGGAATCAGCTTATGCACGTGGTAGTTGTGAAACGACTTGTGGAGAAAAGTCGCGTAAACTTTGCGAGATTGAGGGGCCATTCACGCAAGGATCTGTTTGCAGTGAGCAAATGGTAGAATGCCAAGCTGGTCATATTCGCAACGCAGTACTGATTCAGCATTCACCGATTGGCTGCGGTGCAGGCCAAGTCATCTATAATTCCATCTATCGCAATGGTTTGGCGGGGCGCAATTTACCAGTAGAAAACCAGCATGTGATTTGCACGAATCTACAAGAAGAAGATATGGTCTATGGGGGCGTTGCCAAATTAGAACAGTCCATTCGAGATGCATGGGAACGTTATCATCCGAAAGCTATTTTTATTGCCACCTCTTGCGCTACTGGAATTATTGGTGATGATGTGGATGGTACAGCAAGTCAGATGGAAACTGAGCTTAAGATACCTGTCATTCCTCTCCATTGCGAAGGCTTTAAGTCCAAACACTGGAGTACTGGCTTCGATGCAACCCAGCACGGTATCATAAGGCAAGTCGTACGTAAAAATCCTAAAAAGCAAGAAGATCTGGTCAATGTGATTAACTTATGGGGTTCTGATATTTTCACTCCGATGCTTGCTGAACTAGGACTTAGAGTTAACTATGTAGTTGATCTGGCAACCGTAGAAGATCTAGAACAACTTTCTGAAGCGGCAGCTACTGTTGGGTTTTGCTATACCCTTTCTTCCTATATGGCGGCAGGCTTAGAACAAGAATTTGGTGTTCCAGAAATTAAGGCACCTCTGCCTTATGGTTTTGCAGGGACAGATGCTTGGTTTCGAGAATTGGCACGAGTTACCCACAGGGAGGAAAAGGCAGAAGCTTATATTGCCAAAGAGCATGCAAGGATTGCCCCCCGTCTAGCAGAATTGCGTACCCTTCTTAAGGGAAAAAAGGGCTATGTTGCAACGGGTTCTGCTTATGCCCATGGATTGATTGCTGTACTTCGAGAATTAGGAGTCGAAGTGAATGGCTCACTTGTATTCCATCACGATCCAATTTATGACAGTCAAGATCCTAGGCAAGACTCCCTTGCTCATGTAGTTGATAACTATGGGGATGTTTCACATTTTACTGTGAGCAATCGTCAGCAACACCAATTTTATAGTTTACTCAAAAGAGTGAATCCCGATTTTATTCTAATTCGCCACAATGGTCTTGCGCCCCTAGCTTCTCGTATGGGAATTCCGGCTGCGCCCCTTGGCGATGAGCATCATTCCTTGGGATATCAGGGAATCATTAATCTAGGCGAATCGATACTTGATATTTTGGCACATAAGAAATTTCATCAAGATTTAGCATCACACACTAAGCTGCCTTATAAACAATGGTGGCTGGATCAGGAAGATCCATTTATTTTGGCAAAGGAAGGAAGTCCATTGTATACGGAGGGGAAAAAACATGCCTGA
- a CDS encoding nitrogenase component 1: protein MSKLIEQPRYSCALGAQQSIIAIKRAVPILHSGPGCGDKINRLLGQGEGYAGGNTVPCTNASESEIVFGGESKLGTVIEGAFQVIDADLYVVLTGCTSDIIGDDVAQVTSRYQEQDKPIVYVETGGFKSNNYVSHETVVKGIIDQYVDKFKVGSHKIKRLVNVFATIPYQDAFWNGNLEEIKRILEGIGLTVNILFGAESQGIEEWKTIPQAEFNIVVSAWAGLEIAEHLKNKYDTPYTHFSYLPIGGLETTKFLRQVVAFGALDVDYAEAFIKKEEEKFYMHIERMADFMLEFRYGLPRRFYTILDASYAIGFSKYLLNELGILPTKQFIIDDTPEVFQGAIHEQFEKISEFRSAKVSFSIDAGAIQEEIRKDEHKSRGLILGSAWERDLATEIGADLLIVSVPVAYRLILNCGYAGYNGGLRVIEDIYGKVLDTYR, encoded by the coding sequence ATGTCAAAACTTATTGAACAGCCTCGCTATTCTTGCGCTTTAGGCGCACAACAGTCGATAATTGCCATAAAGAGAGCCGTTCCTATTTTGCATTCAGGACCAGGTTGCGGTGACAAAATCAATAGGCTTCTAGGACAAGGTGAAGGTTATGCAGGTGGCAACACGGTACCTTGTACCAACGCAAGTGAATCAGAGATTGTGTTTGGTGGAGAATCAAAATTAGGAACTGTTATTGAGGGAGCCTTTCAAGTAATCGACGCAGATCTTTATGTCGTACTGACTGGGTGTACCTCTGATATTATTGGCGATGATGTCGCACAAGTGACGAGCCGCTATCAAGAACAAGATAAGCCTATTGTCTATGTTGAAACAGGTGGTTTTAAAAGTAATAATTATGTAAGTCATGAAACGGTAGTCAAAGGAATTATTGATCAATATGTAGATAAATTTAAAGTAGGAAGCCATAAAATTAAGAGGTTAGTCAATGTATTTGCTACCATCCCTTATCAAGATGCTTTTTGGAATGGAAATTTAGAAGAAATTAAACGGATATTGGAAGGAATCGGCCTTACCGTCAATATTCTATTTGGGGCAGAGTCTCAAGGAATTGAAGAGTGGAAAACAATCCCTCAAGCCGAGTTCAACATTGTTGTTAGTGCCTGGGCGGGCCTTGAGATTGCTGAGCATTTAAAAAATAAATATGATACTCCTTATACTCATTTTTCGTATTTACCAATTGGTGGTCTAGAAACAACAAAGTTTCTTAGGCAAGTGGTGGCCTTCGGTGCTCTTGACGTAGATTATGCAGAAGCCTTCATTAAAAAAGAAGAAGAAAAGTTTTATATGCATATTGAAAGAATGGCTGATTTTATGTTGGAATTTAGATATGGTCTTCCACGTCGTTTTTATACTATTTTAGATGCTTCTTACGCCATTGGTTTCTCCAAATATTTACTGAACGAACTTGGTATTCTGCCAACGAAACAGTTTATTATTGATGATACACCGGAAGTATTTCAAGGGGCTATTCACGAACAGTTCGAGAAAATTTCCGAATTCCGTTCCGCTAAGGTTAGTTTTTCTATTGATGCTGGTGCCATTCAAGAAGAAATTAGAAAAGATGAGCATAAAAGCAGAGGGCTGATCCTAGGGAGTGCCTGGGAACGAGATCTAGCTACGGAAATTGGGGCTGATCTTTTAATTGTCAGTGTTCCTGTTGCTTATAGGCTTATTTTGAATTGCGGATATGCTGGTTATAATGGTGGCCTTAGGGTTATAGAGGATATTTACGGTAAAGTACTCGATACCTACCGATAA